One region of Manis pentadactyla isolate mManPen7 chromosome 9, mManPen7.hap1, whole genome shotgun sequence genomic DNA includes:
- the GAL gene encoding galanin peptides isoform X1: MPRRCALLLASLLLAAALSATPALGSPAKEKRGWTLNSAGYLLGPHAIDSHRSLQDKHGLSGKRELQPEDGARPGSSDRPLAEGSVVRMIIDFLTFLHLKEAGALERLPELLSAVSPEDLSSPEEAVQA, from the exons ATGCCCCGACGCTGCGCCCTCCTGCTCGCCTCCCTGCTCCTCGCCGCCGCGCTTTCAGCCACACCCGCGCTCGGGTCACCG GCAAAGGAAAAGAGAGGCTGGACCCTGAACAGTGCTGGTTACCTTCTTGGTCCAC ATGCCATTGACAGCCACAGATCACTTCAGGACAAGCACGGCCTCAGTGGCAAGCGGGAGCTCCAGCCGGAAGACGGAGCAAGGCCAG GCAGCTCTGACAGGCCTCTGGCAGAGGGCAGTGTTGTGCGCATGATCATCGACTTCCTGACTTTCTTGCACCTGAAAG AGGCCGGGGCCCTGGAGCGCCTGCCCGAGCTGCTGTCTGCCGTCTCCCCAGAAGACCTGAGCAGCCCCGAGGAAGCTGTGCAGGCATAG
- the GAL gene encoding galanin peptides isoform X2 has product MTPGGAVIISMCPQSHLRASGYTAKEKRGWTLNSAGYLLGPHAIDSHRSLQDKHGLSGKRELQPEDGARPGSSDRPLAEGSVVRMIIDFLTFLHLKEAGALERLPELLSAVSPEDLSSPEEAVQA; this is encoded by the exons ATGACACCCGGTGGAGCCGTGATTATCAGCATGTGTCCCCAAAGCCATTTAAGAGCAAGTGGATACACT GCAAAGGAAAAGAGAGGCTGGACCCTGAACAGTGCTGGTTACCTTCTTGGTCCAC ATGCCATTGACAGCCACAGATCACTTCAGGACAAGCACGGCCTCAGTGGCAAGCGGGAGCTCCAGCCGGAAGACGGAGCAAGGCCAG GCAGCTCTGACAGGCCTCTGGCAGAGGGCAGTGTTGTGCGCATGATCATCGACTTCCTGACTTTCTTGCACCTGAAAG AGGCCGGGGCCCTGGAGCGCCTGCCCGAGCTGCTGTCTGCCGTCTCCCCAGAAGACCTGAGCAGCCCCGAGGAAGCTGTGCAGGCATAG